Proteins from one Triticum aestivum cultivar Chinese Spring chromosome 7A, IWGSC CS RefSeq v2.1, whole genome shotgun sequence genomic window:
- the LOC123152316 gene encoding uncharacterized protein yields MLFLFTKYLSRGSKNAAAGDADRRQRQRQKQKQREMPAASASNGAADREHGCMPGCVPVRAKRTATVTTVTTTSARTSRHNFVRSAASGLFPGAPVFTNHESLPPLPEAYSEFASAFPQYGGLAGSADAIRDGEYRHLDRHVCLDYNGMNLFSHAQMNSSLPSTSAPAEPSAWQPPFFDIAYRSASLRSQVQQCGDGTAAASAAGGISGAVTRRIMASLKIPEDEYTMVCTANRTTAFRLLAESYSFTPGGGRKKLLSVYDYESEAVGAMAQSARSRGAEVMNASFAWPSMRVHAADLRKKLLRGRRRQRGRGLFVFPLVSRMTGARYPYLWMSAAAEQGWHVALDACALGAKDLDTLGLSLLRPDFIVCNFFKVFGENPSGFAGLFVKKASLGALERSAVARSIGIVNIVPARRWSLRDDYSTDLEHSLTFPKVADPPTADDVDTTSSFSGPLSATATGRRTDEAENGDTPEICEVDRRPSEAEEDSRPWPPPGAAEAEEERMLEVECRGLDHADALGLIAIGNRLRCISNWLVVAMQKLRHPHPEHGGGKQLVRVYGPRVKFERGPSLAFNVYDWKGEKVAPALVQKLADRQAISLTCGFLRNIWFADKYEADRSAVLEQASDGGGEVGIHVVNASLGFLSNFEDAYKLWAFVAKFLDADFVEKERWRYTALNQKTVEV; encoded by the coding sequence ATGCTCTTCCTCTTCACAAAGTACTTATCCAGGGGCAGCAAGAACGCGGCAGCCGGCGACGCCGACAGgaggcagaggcagaggcagaAGCAGAAGCAGCGCGAGATGCCGGCGGCATCGGCGTCGAATGGGGCTGCGGACCGCGAGCACGGGTGCATGCCCGGCTGCGTGCCGGTGCGCGCCAAGCGGACGGCCACGGTTACGACCGTCACGACCACGTCGGCGAGGACGTCGCGGCACAACTTCGTCAGGTCAGCGGCGTCGGGGCTCTTCCCCGGGGCGCCGGTGTTCACCAACCACGAGTCCCTCCCGCCGCTCCCCGAGGCCTACTCGGAGTTCGCCTCCGCGTTCCCGCAGTACGGCGGGCTTGCCGGCTCGGCGGACGCGATCAGGGACGGGGAGTACAGGCACCTCGACCGCCACGTCTGCCTGGACTACAACGGGATGAACCTCTTCTCCCACGCGCAGATGAACTCGTCGCTGCCGTCCACGTCAGCTCCGGCGGAGCCGTCGGCGTGGCAGCCCCCCTTCTTCGACATCGCGTACAGGTCGGCGAGCCTGCGGTCGCAGGTGCAGCAATGCGGGGACGGCACTGCCGCCGCATCCGCGGCGGGGGGCATCAGCGGCGCCGTCACGAGGCGCATCATGGCGTCCCTTAAGATCCCCGAGGACGAGTACACCATGGTGTGCACGGCGAACCGGACCACGGCCTTCCGGCTGCTGGCAGAATCCTACTCCTTCACTCCCGGCGGCGGCAGGAAGAAGCTGCTCTCCGTGTACGACTACGAGAGCGAGGCGGTGGGTGCCATGGCTCAGAGCGCGCGCAGCCGCGGCGCGGAGGTCATGAACGCGAGCTTCGCGTGGCCGAGCATGCGCGTCCACGCCGCGGACCTCCGCAAAAAGCTGCTccgtgggcggcggcggcagcgcggccgCGGGCTCTTCGTGTTTCCGCTGGTGTCCCGCATGACCGGCGCGAGGTACCCGTACCTCTGGATGAGCGCCGCGGCGGAGCAGGGGTGGCACGTGGCGCTGGACGCGTGCGCGCTCGGCGCCAAGGACCTCGACACCCTCGGCCTCTCCCTCCTCCGCCCGGACTTCATCGTCTGCAACTTCTTCAAGGTGTTCGGCGAGAACCCCTCGGGCTTCGCCGGGCTGTTCGTCAAGAAGGCCAGCCTCGGCGCGCTCGAGCGCTCCGCGGTCGCGCGCAGCATCGGCATCGTCAACATCGTTCCGGCGCGGCGGTGGTCGCTCCGCGACGACTACTCCACCGACCTGGAGCACTCGCTCACCTTCCCCAAAGTGGCCGACCCGCCGACGGCGGACGATGTCGATACCACCAGCTCATTTTCCGGCCCGCTCAGCGCCACCGCCACCGGTCGCAGGACAGACGAGGCCGAGAACGGCGACACGCCGGAAATTTGCGAGGTCGACCGTAGGCCATCCGAAGCCGAAGAAGACAGTCGGCCATGGCCGCCGCCGGGAGCAGCCGAAGCAGAGGAGGAGCGCATGCTGGAGGTGGAGTGCAGGGGGCTGGACCACGCGGACGCCCTGGGCCTCATCGCCATCggcaaccggctgcggtgcatCAGCAACTGGCTGGTGGTGGCGATGCAGAAGCTGCGGCACCCGCACCCGGAGCACGGCGGCGGGAAGCAGCTGGTGCGGGTGTACGGGCCGCGCGTCAAGTTCGAGCGGGGGCCCTCGCTGGCGTTCAACGTGTACGACTGGAAGGGGGAGAAGGTGGCGCCGGCGCTGGTGCAGAAGCTTGCCGACCGGCAGGCCATCTCCCTCACCTGCGGCTTCCTGCGCAACATCTGGTTCGCCGATAAGTACGAGGCCGACAGGAGCGCCGTTCTTGAGCAGgcaagcgacggcggcggcgaggtggggaTCCACGTGGTGAATGCGTCGCTGGGGTTCTTGAGCAACTTCGAGGACGCGTACAAGCTGTGGGCGTTCGTGGCCAAGTTCTTGGACGCCGACTTCGTGGAGAAGGAGAGGTGGAGGTACACGGCGCTCAACCAGAAGACCGTCGAAGTGTAG